Proteins encoded within one genomic window of Humulus lupulus chromosome 1, drHumLupu1.1, whole genome shotgun sequence:
- the LOC133793210 gene encoding uncharacterized protein At2g29880-like — METSKGRGPGQNKRFWSEDEDKHLVEALMELNNEGKFKAEGNFRPGHLRALEMKLKERMPGCDIQAKPHIESRMKTLKTHFQVVHEMLTGPFCSGFGWDNDRKTVTAEKSVWEAYLQSHKEAAPFKIKSFPWYDDLCMVFGKDRATGKNAETAADVVEELQTEEENTTIGEDDFNYANNVDEVPSMSVSDATRGAQSHTQSDGSSKKKRKAVNHEELSDALTQSASIIAREIEKASIRLSKAIGEDMNEKHMQLGKELERTTTLTTAQRHKVARMIMQDNALVSYFFSVPDNEKDEWVTLLLDGSL; from the exons ATGGAGACTTCAAAAGGAAGAGGTCCAGGacaaaataaaagattttggaGCGAAGATGAAGACAAACACTTGGTTGAAGCACTTATGGAACTGAATAATGAAGGGAAGTTTAAAGCTGAAGGAAATTTCAGGCCAGGTCATCTTAGAGCTCTTGAGATGAAATTAAAGGAGCGGATGCCTGGATGTGATATACAAGCTAAGCCACACATTGAGTCTAGAATGAAGACTTTGAAGACTCATTTTCAAGTGGTTCATGAAATGTTGACTGGACCATTTTGTAGTGGATTTGGGTGGGACAACGACAGAAAAACTGTTACTGCAGAAAAGTCAGTGTGGGAAGCATATTTGCAG AGTCACAAAGAAGCAGCCCCCTTCAAGATCAAGTCATTCCCTTGGTATGATGACTTATGTATGGTTTTTGGCAAGGATCGTGCAACTGGAAAAAATGCGGAGACTGCAGCAGATGTTGTTGAAGAACTTCAAACTGAAGAAGAAAACACTACTATTGGAGAAGATGATTTCAACTATGCTAACAATGTGGATGAAGTGCCATCTATGTCTGTCTCAGATGCAACAAGAGGTGCTCAATCTCACACTCAATCAGATGGGtcttcaaagaagaaaaggaaagctGTAAATCATGAAGAACTTTCAGATGCACTCACACAATCAGCTTCTATTATCGCAAGAGAAATTGAAAAAGCTTCTATTCGTTTGAGTAAAGCTATTGGTGAAGACATGAATGAAAAGCATATGCAACTTGGGAAAGAGTTAGAAAGGACCACTACACTTACCACAGCTCAACGTCATAAGGTAGCTCGCATGATTATGCAAGATAATGCTCTGGTTTCTTACTTTTTCAGTGTCCCAGATAATGAGAAGGATGAATGGGTGACACTTCTTCTTGATGGCTCTCTCTAA